Sequence from the Paenibacillus riograndensis SBR5 genome:
AGCGGCCAGTATGACGGATCAGTGAGTTTTGGCAAACTGAAAGAATACGGAGATTTCGGCATCGGGACCTTCCATCAGCTGGACGGTGAAATGATTGCCTTCGACGGAGGCTTCTACCATCTGTACCCGGACGGCAGCGCCAGACCAGTAAGTCTGGAAGAGAGCACCCCCTTCTCTACCGTGACCTTCTTTGAGCAGGATCAGACGCTGCTGGTGCACACCCCCCTGGCCCGGAGCGAGCTTGAACAGGTGATCCATACGCTCCTGCCGAGTCCAAATATATTTTATGCGATCCGTATCGACGGACATTTCCGCGAGGTGCACACACGCACTGTTTCGCATCAAGACAAGCCTTACAAGCCCTTTGTTGAAGTGACGGAGAACGAGCCATCGTTCCATTTCTCTAATGAAGACGGAGTGATCGCCGGCTTCTGGATGCCAGCGTTTGCCCAGGGGATCGGAGTCTCAGGATATCATTTGCATTATATTAACGATGCCCGCAACGGAGGAGGACATGTTCTCGACTTTATAGTGGAGCACTGCACGATATCGATTTGCAGCAGTGAGGATCTCCGG
This genomic interval carries:
- the budA gene encoding acetolactate decarboxylase — translated: MKNHVIYQVSTMIALLSGQYDGSVSFGKLKEYGDFGIGTFHQLDGEMIAFDGGFYHLYPDGSARPVSLEESTPFSTVTFFEQDQTLLVHTPLARSELEQVIHTLLPSPNIFYAIRIDGHFREVHTRTVSHQDKPYKPFVEVTENEPSFHFSNEDGVIAGFWMPAFAQGIGVSGYHLHYINDARNGGGHVLDFIVEHCTISICSSEDLRLKLPHNDDYLKADLAAASLNEDIAAAEGPR